The Mycolicibacterium aurum genome segment TCGCTCATGCCCTCAATCAGCCTCGACTCGTTTCTTCAGGTCCTTCAAGGCGGTGTCGGTCAACCTGCGCTCGGCCTTGCGCTTGAGCAGACCGATCATCGGGATGACCAGGTCGACGGACAGCTCGTAGGTGACATCGGTGCCAGATCCCTTCGGCGCCAGTCGATATGCGCCGTCGAGAGACTTCAGCAGGTTGCTCGAGACCAGCGACCACGTCACCGAGTTCCGGTCCGCAGGCCACTCGTAGGCGAGCACCATGTGGTCCTTGAGCACCGCCGCGTCCAGAAGCAGTCGCGCCACCTTCGGGTAGCCGTCGTCGTCCGCTTCGAGAACCTCGGTCTCCTTGTACTCGGCGACCCAGTCGGGGTAGGAGCCGATATCGGCGATGACGTCCATCACCGTCGAAGGATCGGCGTCGATGTAAATGGTCTGTGCCGTCTTGTCTGCCACTGGAACTTCTCCCGGCCTTCCCCGCTGATCCGGCTATGGTCTGATCGCTGCCAGAAATCTACTCTTCCCACCCAGGTATGGCCGCAATACTTCAGGCCAGCCGTGACACCCCGACCGGGCGGCCGGCTTCCAGGGTGCGCTTGACCTCGAACGCCATCTCCTTGCCCGCGACCCGGCGCCGATGGTTCATGCTCGGGAGGTTCATCTTGGCCAGT includes the following:
- a CDS encoding SRPBCC family protein; the protein is MADKTAQTIYIDADPSTVMDVIADIGSYPDWVAEYKETEVLEADDDGYPKVARLLLDAAVLKDHMVLAYEWPADRNSVTWSLVSSNLLKSLDGAYRLAPKGSGTDVTYELSVDLVIPMIGLLKRKAERRLTDTALKDLKKRVEAD